The Haloferax marinisediminis nucleotide sequence GGAACTCGACTTCGACCGAGAAGGGCGGATGATGGAAGAAATCGGCGCCAACTTCGCTGACGTCGACGACGTAAAGATACCTTCGTTGTACTCCGAAGCATCGTCTGAACGGATTCTGACCATGGAGTTCGTCGAGAGTACCAAGATTACGGACGTGGGTGAACTTCGAACGGAAGGGTTCGACCCAGTCGAAATTGCGCACCACATCGCAGATACCTACTTCAAGATGGGAATCGTCGACGGCGTCTTCCATGGAGACCCACATCCCGGGAACCTCGGCATCGACAAGCGAGGACGAATCGTCTTCTACGACTTCGGCATGACGGGGCGGTTCACCCCTGAGATGCAAGAGGCGATCGTGAGCCTCTACTTAGCTGCTGCAGCACGAGACACAGAGCGGATGATCGACGTTCTCATCGACCTCGGCGTCCTCGACCGGAACGTCGACCGAGGAAGCATGAACCAGGTCCTCGACTTGGCCATCAAAAACCTCGAAGGAAAGGGAATCTCGGACTGGCGTGCTCTCATGCTCGAAGTGAATTCGATACTCCACGAGTTCCCGTTTCGAATCCCGCCGGACGTCATGCTTCTCATCCGTGTCGGGACCGTCAGCGAGGGAGTTCTTCGCCAACTCGACCCCGAATTCGATATCCTCTCAGCTGCACAGACGTTCCTCGTGGCACACGGCTACCGCAAACGTGGCGCAGAGACGTGGTTCGAAGGCGTCCGTGACGATGCGACGATGTCGGCACGCTCGACCGTTCGCATCCCCGCGAAACTCGAACGCGTTCTCGACACGGTTCAACGCGGTGAACTAGAGGTCGAAGGTCTACAGTTACAACAACCCCTAATTGCAATAGCCAGAGCGCTGGCGTACGCACTAATCACGGCGTCTTGGGTTATCGGGTCGGCAATCCTAACCAACACCAA carries:
- a CDS encoding ABC1 kinase family protein — protein: MFQYPRRFAQIALSFLPFFLAFLRDRHRFIVFGRSRLVTEAQHKERAQKLRDTLVDLGPTFIKIGQVLSTRPDIVPLVYAQELITLQDTVPPGPFEEIQAIVAADVGVDAYDEFDPDAIAGGSLAQVHVARYEGQRVAVKVRRPNVVDVIEVDLRVVRRLLPVVIAIAPRRHHFSLRNLADDFERVIREELDFDREGRMMEEIGANFADVDDVKIPSLYSEASSERILTMEFVESTKITDVGELRTEGFDPVEIAHHIADTYFKMGIVDGVFHGDPHPGNLGIDKRGRIVFYDFGMTGRFTPEMQEAIVSLYLAAAARDTERMIDVLIDLGVLDRNVDRGSMNQVLDLAIKNLEGKGISDWRALMLEVNSILHEFPFRIPPDVMLLIRVGTVSEGVLRQLDPEFDILSAAQTFLVAHGYRKRGAETWFEGVRDDATMSARSTVRIPAKLERVLDTVQRGELEVEGLQLQQPLIAIARALAYALITASWVIGSAILTNTNPTFGLIGWLIALIMTVMFLIALHNTRTRE